The segment AGAAGGTGGTCCAGCCTTAATTTTGGATCCCCTCCCCCGATTTGGCTCTGGTGGAGGTCCTCCAGGCATCCCTGGATGTGAGCGCTGTCTATTTAGGGAGAGATCCCCTCCAGGGGGTGCTTTACCTGGGGGAGCCCCCTGATTCTGACTGGACTGTCTTCTAAGAGGTCCAGGGGGTCCTGACTGACCAGATATGGCACTTCTAGGTTTTCcactactgaaaaattaaatacaaatcaaatattacaatctatatatatatataatcttatTCAAGTACTACTTTATGATCAATTCCCTTCACTTTTCACTGTGACTATTGATTATTGGGGTAAATCGAGGTTTGGATGAAGTAACACTTACTCTGGTTTAAATGGTGGCTGTCTGCCCTGTGGACCCCCAGCCCGTTTGACTGGCGACCTGGTAGGagacctgaaaaaaaaaaggcaacatttttaaaagtcaaaacaGTTTTACAGATGTCTGAAATTCTTAATACCAAATAAATTGCCAAATGATTTTTCAGAGGACTCACCGTGATGTAGATGAGGAGCGGCTGCGTGAGGACCGACTGCTATAGGAGCTGTAGGAGGAGGACCTCGACCTTGAATGTGAAGAAACTGAACTGTTAACAAACAATAATAGTCCTCTGTGTTAAACTAGACTCCAGAAATCAACACCCCTTGTTCTAAACCGGTTAACTGGTAACTTACAGTAGACAGAGTTAAAAGGTGTTAGACTTCCACACAAAGCAGTAAAGTTAACAAGTATGCTGTTTAATgaaatacacagccaaatgtacaACAGTTAacagtatttttgttttgtttttgcccTCAGTCACTCAATAAGCCCTCAACTTTACTTAAACAAGAATAAACAGTTTATTGTACTGTTGTTTCCACAAATCACAAAGGACATTGTACTTGTGGTCAAGTAATATCCCCCTTTCCTTACCTTGAAGAGAACGAGGAGGAGTAGCTGTAGGAGCGCCTGGACCGCCTCCTACCTCGTGACCTACTTCTAGAACCTCTTGCTTTCTTCTTTGGTGATTTTGACCTACAAATCCAGTGTCaattgaacaacataaatatgGCAAGACCAAATtaacaacattaaaaaacacttgttgacatttgatattGATAATTGCAGAGcagtgtttatttttgtatgagataaatGGAATAAATTCTTCCTCAAGTTAGTTTTCTGGAATCAGTAACAAAATGCCTCATATAATAGAATACAATAGAGATAAGAAAATGGCAGAGTTATCTTGATTTTTGCGATTTAATGAGTTTCCTTTCCCCTACCTTCTCCATGGATCGTGCCACACGTCAGCAGTGTGTCTGTGTACGGGGGCGTCCCTAGTTTCCCTGGGAGGGGCAGGTTCCTCCACCCATGGCTTGTGTCTGTGAGAGGCAGGTTTCCTTTCAAACCTACAAGTATGATGAGAGTCTAATATAGTAATTAGCCAATCCAGATGCTATCTATATACCGATAGGTCAGCAAATGCAAAAAAGGTGGTGCCGTATTTTGCTGATGtgataaattatttcatatgtatttttcattttttagaatGTTTCACCAGTACCGGtagtatttgttttattaaaagaagaGGCCTatggaccacatcgctcacttgAACAACAGTTCATTGTAACATTATATTTCGTTGCATATggtatttctattttaaactttgaacccctttctggggcccAACTATTAGTCAGTGGATtatggttggctttaacaatttagaatctacactatttgaggatccttgcatagtaatctcacaaactttAGGATTGTTGTTCTCaggaagaaaattttaaaacattttccaaatttacttctatgttaaactttggggccccagtattagtctggTGGTTACAGCTTTATAATTAAGAATCTACCGGTAcgttatttaaggatgcttgcaaagtaatctcacaaattgaagcattgaaGTTCTccagaagacgatttttaaacattttccttctagatttctatgttaaaatttaaaccccTTCCAGGGCCCAAGTGTTAGAACGAGGGTCATGGCTATtgtaatttagaatctacactatttgaggatgcttacgTAGTAATCTAataaattgaagcattgtagttcttgagaagaagaaatttaaacatttttcctatttatttctatgttaaagtttgaacccctcttggacCCCAGTATTAGTCCCGGGGTCAAGATTTtaccaatttagaatctacaaaaGTCAagaatgcttgcatagtaatcccACAAACTGTTGCACTGTAGTTCTTGGAAGCAGATTTTCATCAAAATGTTCCCTTAATATTTCTGTTAACTTTGAACCCTGCCTAGTGCCCCAGGATTATTCTGAGGGTCACAGCTtccacaatttagaatcttcacaatatgaggatccttgcatagtaatcttacaaactgtagcattgtagttcttgagaagaagatttttaaacactttccctacatacttctatgttaaactttgaaccccttctggGGCCCCACtgttagtccaggggtcaccaTCTTTAACAATTTAAAGTCTACAATAGCCAAGGATGTATGCATAGTTATatcccaaactgttgcattgtagttcgtgaggagaagatttttaaacatttttcctatataggttaaatattggcatttctggtgcagtggttcttaagaagattttaaaacatttgtccTATGTAATTCTATattgaactttgaaccctttgaacactttgaaaattaatatcatgCAAAAATATAGCATGCCCACTGTGATAGTTTGAGTTGAGCAAGGTATCAAAAAACTTCAAAAGTGAAACATCTACCCAAAAATCTTTAGATTTCACACTGTACATGTTTCCATGTACGACAATTACTTATACACAGTTCATACCTCTCTGGAGGATGCCTCTCTGGGAAAGGGTCTCTCATAAATTTCTGAGGAGGATGTTCACGTTCCTACAAAATTAGGCAAACAGAACTTTAAACAAACAGTATAACTTTCAACAAAAGATTGAAACCCCTTGAACAGTGTAAAAGTACTATACCCTTTGATAATGATGCACTGGAGGGGGTGCCCACTCTGGCTCTCTTGTCCAGCGAACCTCAAAGTTCTCATACTGGCCCCGCTGCCAACCTATTGGGCTGGGGGACCGCTTAGAAGGCAGCTTGTCATAATACTCATCGTCATATCTAGAAATAGGTCAACATCATATTTATCCTCTAACATGCAGatgtaaaagaaataagaagtagaaagaataaaattttcaaataatacatGCTTGATTAAAATCTAATAAGAGTAAACTTTCCccattgataaaatatttttatccctTAGCTAGCTATAGATTTTATTCCTAAAAACCTTGAAAACTTGTTATTCATGAAATTCAACATTAAAAACTGCAAAACTTGCAAGGATTCTTAATAAACCCAGTTTTTATAAAACCAATTCATTGGTACTTTACTAAGTGAAAAAATttccttttaatatttaaagcaACTTCAACTTACTGGTCATAATATGGATCTTTGTGTAAGTTCTTATAGCGATCATTCTCTTTGTTAATTTCAAACTCTTCTTCCACTGATAAATTCAATCTCTTCTGTTCAAAGTCTGTCTCCTGCTCCTTTCTCATGTTAGCTTTCTTTAATTGCTACAAGAGAGAAAAACATTCTTATGGTCACATTAATTCACTAGCAACAAACTCTCCCATTCCTACAactcagtacatgtacaattgttcACTTACCCAACTAATGTAAAAATTGACAGTTTCTTTACCTAAATATTGCCTTGTCATGACATGTTTGTTTAGCTATTGACATGAAATCCCCCCAGTTATCTGCCTTACCTCCTTAGCGTGTCTCAGCCCTCTCTCCCAGGCTGTCTCCACCTTGGGTGGCATTGGAGGAGGGGGAGGTAACTCTTCTTCTTCGATTTCTTCTGCTGCAGGTTTCTACATCAgattatacaaaaatcaaaaataaaatccagaatctttctgaacacatttttatGCAAAGTATAAATATCATATGAGCATACTGATTTCTAATTACCTCCCCTGGGCCTTGCCAAGGGCCGCTGCCTTGTCCATAAGTGGCTGGACCAAATTCTGGCCGTTCTATCATTCTGTAATTGCCTGTAACAGTgaaatgaatatgttttatactaTACAAAGTGAATGATTgatgaaattattattatataaatagtgcctgtttgggagggtaacagttgaaattgacacccctcgaaaaccattgtcaacctccgcttcgcgtcggttgacaatggttttctcggggtgtcaatttcaactgttatcctcccaaacaggcactatttattttgttatactgaatgtcttaatttttaagaaaattttactgcttttatataggaataacgtgaattctacagcgaaccgtacgcgcataattttcgcgcatgtaacattttttaatgttacccgttgctaagtgcgttgctaacgctgagggtaatagaaaatattattaactgcgtctcaaccaatcagatttcagtatttaacatgaaagtataacaatactaATTGTTTAATACATGTTATCAAATTATGGACAAACTGATATGTACTAATAATCAAAActattaaacaaatgataaatcAACTGTGACACTTCCATATTGTGCCAtacttcctatcgaaataagcaataaaatcaagcataattctacatgtataaactcTTTGAAGTTTTTCTTTCCCAAAAGCATTCTTTTCCTATCAGATTAGCACAATAGGTCAGAGCACTACCTACAAatttgtaagtcatgagtttgaatccagCTGGGGCTTTTATAGTTTTTacttttccaaatatttttaataaaacacattatctggtgaaatattgtaaaattttaaaattctaaaccagtgatagagtttttattataatgtagttttatcaacattaatatcTATAGGAGTCCCCTACCTCCTCATATGAAAAATTTACAAGTGAAGTTTGCGCCAATTCCCTTGTATACTATTTCAGAGAATAACCTACACTATCAAGTATTCTTTAATAAGTAacatttttatacagaaatatttattacttttcaATATTGTGTCAAGGGTCTTAGATATTTTACCTTTGTCATTCACTCCTGGATGAATAAATCTACAGTTATTTCCCCATGTACAGGCCCCTCTAGTGAAGAATCGACAGATGGGAGGAATAAAAGGTTTCCTGGTTCCTGGCTCTCTTATCTCCCCTTCCTCACAATCTTCATCctacaaaatataaaagaaaatttagaaTAATTATGCTTACTTTTTGATTTCAGTTGCAATCAGTACAGTACGTTGATTCATTGATTTTGCTTATATTCGTGTTTTCCAGATTTTCAAAACCTGGAGTTATCGTTTGTAACACAAGTTATCTCTCCATTAGAGCAGGTATAGAGTATAAACAGATGGTTGAAATAGACGTGTTTTGTCTTGTTTAATCGGTTGTTGATGGCAATGTAAATACACATTTGTGCAATTAACGGATGCtgtaatacttttaaaacattagGGAGATATGACGAGCACGTTTAATTGTACCATCTACCAATAATTAATACAGTTACTGATGATGAAATGCGTGGTTTAATTTTACCATCTACCAATAATTAATACAGTTACTTACGATGAAATGCGTGGTTTAATTGTACCATCTACCAAATAATTAATACAGTTACTGACGAAGAAATGCGTGGTTTAATTGTACCATCTACCAATAATTAATACAGTTGCTGACGATGAAATGTGTGGTTTCAGGAGAGCGccgctaatacatgtacattttattggACGGGCAAAGCAATCATAAAGACATGGGGGATTTTTCTTTACCTCTCTAAAGAGAATATTTCAATCTATTAGAAGGTCGAAGTACAAAGATGGGCATTATACCTACTGTGCTGATCATTGGAAAAAGTTACTATATATACTTCCTCTTGATggatttcatttatattaaatattaaatgactAATTTCATCATCATGGGAATTaaagagtaaaacaaaaatgtttgcaACCTAtcttttgtgtaattttttgAATATGACTTGCAATTAGGTTTTCATTTAAAGCTGCATTTATTTACGATTTTGATTGAAAACATTTACGTTCATCTTTATATAGTTCATTCCattcttaaattttcatgaaatattttctccaaaACATGGTTTGATGTGCATAGCAATTGATATTACGGTAATTTTGTTCTTGTGCATTTCCTTTTAAATTCAAGCTAACTATAGTATCATATATTTAATCTCACACTTTACCATATATTTGATTGCTATAGGTGGTACGTAAATAgagtacaattcaattatataaAGGGCAGTGGgataaatgataaaagtaataaaGGTACAAAAAGTAAAACGAACAAACAAACTACCAAAAACTACGAAAAATGTGTATCAACAGTCGCCTCTaagctttgtaaaaaaaattcttattttaaacCGAAAACAAATTCTAATTTCGATGAAATCTATATCATAAACCactgatatttatttcaatgctGTCATTCCTCTTAACCCTATAAAATCTATTTCATACAACGAATCTGTTTTGTTAAGTGGTTTTCACTGATAAAACATCCTGCCTGATAGGTACAGTTGCCTGAATTAATAACCATCGCTGCCTGGTTAGATATCAATACCCACAgcgtgtatatttttttcatgaaagcaTGGCATTTTGAACGAATGCAGCTCAACGAACTAGTGcaaacattatattttaaaaagagtgTGTGTGGTTGGAGGGAAGGGGAACAGATGGAAAGAAATTCTTGACGAACaacaataaaaagtaaaaatcccAAAATCCCAGTCCCTGAAGTTGGTTGGGGGAAGCCAGGGTCCTTTGAGTTTAATccgaattttaaaatatatactttcCCTGTATAATTGTTCTTGCGTTGTCCTCAGAATAAAAGTATAGGGACAGTTTGTTAGGAATTTGTATTTCTATATTTGATTTCTAGAACAAAGCCGCTTTTCAACTCCAGCCCTCTCTAATATTTATAACATCTTTCATTTCTGCGTAACATGTGGGTGCATTTTATCAGAGAAATCACTAAACCACCAGCCATCCGTTAGCTCTGAAATTGACAAAAGGAGGAATTGTCCCTAAAATAGAAATCCAAATGTCTTTCATTTGCAATGATTACCGATTGATCAACAATATGCATTACATTATTCATGTTATTGATTGTAATCAAACGCAATCTTTGCATTGAAGATCATGATATGCtgactttgattttcttttaattttagataAGTTTTGATGTTTTCTGTTTGGTAATTCAAATACtatcaaatgtttttgttgtAGGAAAACTCGGGGGTCATAATTGTAAACTTCCGCACTGATTTACTTATATTCAATTTACCGGCCTGCTATAAGGAGAAGATAACTCTTTCAGTAATGATAACTCTAGTTCATGGGAAGTCCGAATACTCTCCATTAAGCAATATGTCTTTCATACACAGTATGTACTTTCATAATTCGAAAGAAATGTACTTGTGTTCACAATGTGAAGTGaagcaaaacttttttttaaatgcatcacaaaaaaaaacattcttacATCATCTAATTCACCATCATCTGAATGTGCTTCACCCTGCAATATATAACAAACCATGTTAAACAAACAatgattataaaatgaaaattctttttttttaattttcaaattcatattaTTTACATGAGTTTTTTTCCCCACATAAGTTGACTTTAATCTCACCTCCTCCGTCTCCCTTTTCTCTGCTTCGTTCTCCCCACCCctactgtcatcaattttttctttgtccTCATGACCCCGCCCATCTTCTTCACCCACATCCTCGTCATAATCCAGTTCCACTTGCTCCTCACCCATGCTACTTTGATTATGAAATTTGTCCACCTTTCTGTCTTTTTTCACTTCAGCCCTCTTTGAAGAGGAGTCATTAGTTTGTAGGGTTTCCTTAACTACATCATCTACTTTGTAATTGTCAATTTTCTCTTCATCACTGAAGGATTCCTCTTCATCAGAAATATCGTTGTACATTTCACGTCTCCTCTTTTCCAAGTCAATGTCTGACAAATTTCCTTCCTCAGAAATTGGCGATGCTGCTGAATCCAAGTCCCTGATAGgagttttctccctttcctgcAGGTCACTCTCTGGACTATTAATGTCCTCAGTTTCAGCCAGAGGTCGATCATGATGCACATTATCTCCCTTTTTAGTCAAGTCTAAATCCCATTCATCTTCCTTACCCTCTGGTTTCTCTTTTTCTTCCTCCTCTTCATCAGACAGTTCACCAGCCTCACTTTCACTTATATCCTCAGCAGGTGATAAAGGATTTTCCACAATTTCTTCATTATTTCCTGCCttgtcttcttcttcttcatttCCTTGACTTAACTCTGACTGAGATATTTGACTTGACTGAGATACTTGACTTGACTGagtttcattttcatcatcacTTGAAACTTCTTCTGCTTCTTTTACATGCTGGGCTCCAGAATTATCATCCAAGTCCATAGATTCCTCAATATCCCTTGTTGGAGCCTCATCATTTTTAGCCACATCATCCTCCCATTCATTCACATCTTCATCACTTTCAATATCACTTTCCTGTGTGTTTCTTCCAGAGTTAGTTTCTGAAGGTAAATCCTGGTTAACACTCTCCTCATTTTCAGGGCTACCAACTGACTTATCCACTGAATCTCTGCAAACATCATCTTGATTAGAAATTTCCTCAGTATTATCAATAATTGTCCTAGATTGAGCGTTTTCTGAGACCTCCCgagatatttcatttatatctcTGAAATTCCTTTCATCATCAACCACACCCTCATTATCAAGTTTTTGTTTGCTTTCAATGTCTTGAGAATCTTGCTCAGCTTCATTTCCGAAATTGCTTACTTCATCATCGCAGGCTAACTCTTCTTGCGATTCACTTGCTAAATCCTCACTGTTGTCTCCTTTTTTACTTCCTTCTTCTTTCCTAATTTCAGATTCCTCGGGCGATTCCTCATTGTTGCCAACTGGGCTAGATGTGTTTTCATCATTCACACTAGGAGATAAAGATGGACTGGCAGCTTCTTCCTCATTCTTTTGATCTTCCACCTGATCTTCCTCACTTTCTATTTTCCTGTCAAGGGGAGAACTACTGATTTTATCAGCATCTTCCAAATCATCATGGCTTGCATCTTTTTCCAATTGTTCATCATTAGTACTGCCACAAGTTAGGTCACCATTGTTGGCATCAATTTCAGAGTTTTCGTCCTTAGTTGGTGTTACTGTTGCAGTATCATCATCCATCAGGATTTAACTAAAAAAAGTCAATAAGGGATTGtaaacatcaaatatttaaaccaTAAGTAGTAATACATTGTATTGACTTTCAGGTTTCTAATTACTCAACATATGATCAACTACATTCCACAGAATTACCCATTCTAAACATTCATTTACCCTTGATCAGTAAGATCTGTAAATGGCTAAATAGCTTGTCAGCATTATTGCTTTTGTTCCTTGTTATCTGGATTATAATTTTTTCACCTGTTTCATttggtttattatttttgtatgcTAAGAATATATGTTGTAGGTATGTGGCCCTCCCCTCATTTTTATGTTTGTTATTACCCATTTCCATTTAAAGGTTTCTTTaacttatatttttaaactttctaaattttttcctCTCTTCTTTTATTTATCACAAAATGATTTGgctgtatttctttaaaaataagatatttttaatttcttcccACAATTGGATCAATAAGTAAAGTATGGAACTTGCATCTGTATCATCCCCTTATCTAACTAAAGCCATTAAATTAAGACAAAAACTTATTAGCCAAGGAATCgtagtttaaattttaaaaagtttgattaaTTATTACGTTACATGCAGTACATATGCTTGATCAATATTAGCCAAGGAATCgtagtttaaattttaaaaaagtttgattaATTAT is part of the Magallana gigas chromosome 3, xbMagGiga1.1, whole genome shotgun sequence genome and harbors:
- the LOC105345285 gene encoding zinc finger CCCH domain-containing protein 18; the encoded protein is MDDDTATVTPTKDENSEIDANNGDLTCGSTNDEQLEKDASHDDLEDADKISSSPLDRKIESEEDQVEDQKNEEEAASPSLSPSVNDENTSSPVGNNEESPEESEIRKEEGSKKGDNSEDLASESQEELACDDEVSNFGNEAEQDSQDIESKQKLDNEGVVDDERNFRDINEISREVSENAQSRTIIDNTEEISNQDDVCRDSVDKSVGSPENEESVNQDLPSETNSGRNTQESDIESDEDVNEWEDDVAKNDEAPTRDIEESMDLDDNSGAQHVKEAEEVSSDDENETQSSQVSQSSQISQSELSQGNEEEEDKAGNNEEIVENPLSPAEDISESEAGELSDEEEEEKEKPEGKEDEWDLDLTKKGDNVHHDRPLAETEDINSPESDLQEREKTPIRDLDSAASPISEEGNLSDIDLEKRRREMYNDISDEEESFSDEEKIDNYKVDDVVKETLQTNDSSSKRAEVKKDRKVDKFHNQSSMGEEQVELDYDEDVGEEDGRGHEDKEKIDDSRGGENEAEKRETEEGEAHSDDGELDDDEDCEEGEIREPGTRKPFIPPICRFFTRGACTWGNNCRFIHPGVNDKGNYRMIERPEFGPATYGQGSGPWQGPGEKPAAEEIEEEELPPPPPMPPKVETAWERGLRHAKEQLKKANMRKEQETDFEQKRLNLSVEEEFEINKENDRYKNLHKDPYYDQYDDEYYDKLPSKRSPSPIGWQRGQYENFEVRWTREPEWAPPPVHHYQREREHPPQKFMRDPFPERHPPERFERKPASHRHKPWVEEPAPPRETRDAPVHRHTADVWHDPWRRSKSPKKKARGSRSRSRGRRRSRRSYSYSSSFSSRSRSSSYSSYSSRSSRSRSSSTSRSPTRSPVKRAGGPQGRQPPFKPDSGKPRSAISGQSGPPGPLRRQSSQNQGAPPGKAPPGGDLSLNRQRSHPGMPGGPPPEPNRGRGSKIKAGPPSQQQPPQRMGQPQRPGRHGRGHSSSSGSRSRSRSSSSGSSRSSSASSMSSISSHSSSSSSGSADSEHLYRGVGGAKEGSPVSPKKKKAKTDKGPQPSKGEKKPAASVGNRSSRGSRNDSSQAPITSKPKDPLKVVGSKQNIKLTLLNKPVEKEKPGGLVSKKRPSADLDAPPAKRPALPPPAQPKTDKKVKKPASTAPASPTKAAPHPAPAPKVQPKAPPPASAPKEKKSTSSRREELLKQLKAVEDAIARKRSKIN